Proteins encoded by one window of Glycine soja cultivar W05 chromosome 15, ASM419377v2, whole genome shotgun sequence:
- the LOC114386310 gene encoding polygalacturonase-like translates to MRMSPQSVALPFFITMFVSFGVCFGSFLEDTYHLTNYQRYSMKPNNEHFGIMTRAYGSTPSTRSQRRINIDDYGAKASDGRDDTEAFEKAWDEACSTGGILVVPEEKIYHLKPITFSGPCLTNTAFRVYGTIKAWPKMSTYQNDRLHWIKFENVTNLRVDGGGTINGNGRKWWENSCKRNENLPCKPAPTAVTFYQCNNLRVTNLRFKNAQQMHIRFQKCNNVTASNLIVRAPGNSPNTDGIHVTETRNILISNSIIGTGDDCISIVSGSQNVRAIDVKCGPGHGISIGSLGAGDSKAQVSNVLVNRATFTGTTNGVRIKTWQGGSGYAKNVKFVNITMRNVTNPIIVDQNYCDQDKPCHEKDSAVKLSNIVYQNIRGTSASEVAIKFDCSKTVPCKGIYLQDVILTPEDHGGGGSSTIATCENVRYVHRGKFFPPCST, encoded by the exons ATGAGAATGTCTCCACAAAGTGTAGCTCTTCCATTTTTCATCACCATGTTTGTCTCATTTGGGGTTTGTTTTGGCTCTTTCCTAGAGGACACATATCATCTTACTAATTATCAACGTTACTCCATGAAGCCAAATAATGAACATTTTGGTATCATGACAAGGGCTTATGGATCTACCCCATCTACAAGATCTCAAAGAAGGATTAATATTGATGACTATGGAGCCAAAGCTAGTGATGGAAGAGATGACACTGAG gcATTTGAGAAGGCATGGGATGAGGCATGTTCTACAGGGGGAATTCTTGTAGTTCCTGAAGAAAAGATATATCACTTAAAGCCAATAACTTTTTCAGGACCTTGCCTAACCAATACTGCCTTCAGG GTCTATGGAACAATCAAAGCATGGCCTAAAATGTCAACATACCAAAATGATAGACTACACTGGATTAAGTTTGAAAATGTCACAAATCTCAGAGTTGATGGGGGTGGCACTATCAATGGCAATGGGAGAAAATGGTGGGAAAACTCTTGCAAAAGGAATGAAAACCTT CCATGCAAACCTGCGCCAACT GCTGTGACTTTCTATCAATGCAACAACTTGAGAGTGACAAACCTGAGGTTCAAAAATGCACAGCAAATGCATATAAGGTTTCAAAAATGCAACAATGTTACAGCTTCGAATTTGATCGTGAGAGCACCGGGGAACAGCCCCAACACTGATGGAATTCACGTCACAGAGACACGAAATATTCTCATAAGCAATAGTATCATTGGGACAG GTGATGACTGTATTTCCATAGTAAGTGGGTCCCAAAATGTACGAGCCATAGATGTCAAGTGTGGACCAGGGCATGGAATCAG CATTGGAAGTTTAGGAGCTGGTGACTCTAAAGCTCAAGTGTCCAACGTGTTAGTGAACAGAGCCACCTTTACAGGAACGACTAATGGAGTTAGAATAAAGACTTGGCAG GGAGGTTCTGGCTATgcgaaaaatgtaaaatttgtgAATATAACAATGCGAAATGTGACGAATCCCATAATTGTTGATCAAAACTACTGTGACCAGGACAAGCCATGCCATGAGAAG GACTCAGCAGTGAAATTGAGCAACATTGTATACCAAAACATCAGAGGAACAAGTGCTTCAGAAGTGGCAATCAAGTTTGACTGCAGCAAAACTGTTCCATGCAAAGGAATATACTTGCAAGATGTGATTTTAACACCAGAAGaccatggtggtggtggtagtagCACCATTGCTACATGTGAAAATGTTAGATATGTCCATCGGGGAAAGTTTTTTCCTCCATGCTCTACTTga